One Spinacia oleracea cultivar Varoflay chromosome 4, BTI_SOV_V1, whole genome shotgun sequence DNA segment encodes these proteins:
- the LOC110790677 gene encoding 7-dehydrocholesterol reductase-like, whose amino-acid sequence MHGSNMHHILSTCSFSSFAFRSGIFNPTIVYDHLGEIYSTLIFGSFIFCILLYIKGHVAPSSSDSGSCGNFIIDFYWITLYLTNGESDLFGDAQDVIDLYYISCFFVAL is encoded by the exons ATGCATGGCAGTAATATGCATCACATTTTATCCACCTGTTCGTTTTCTTCATTTGCTTTCAGGTCTGGTATCTTCAATCCAACGATTGTTTATGATCATTTGGGAGAGATATATTCAACACTGATATTTGGAAGCTTCATCTTTTGCATCTTATTGTACATAAAA GGGCATGTTGCACCATCTTCATCTGATTCCGGTTCTTGTGGAAACTTCATAATTGATTTCTATTGG ATAACTCTTTATTTGACAAACGGTGAGTCGGACTTATTTGGGGACGCACAAGATGTTATCGACTTATACTATATTAGTTGTTTCTTTGTTGCATTGTAG